A genomic window from Sanguibacter antarcticus includes:
- a CDS encoding urease subunit alpha, producing the protein MVEVPRAQYVALYGPTTGDQVRLGDTDLWIEIEEDRTVGGDEAVFGGGKSIRESMAQGTTTRADGALDTVITNAIVLDWWGVVRADVGIRDGRIVALGRAGNPDIADGVHPRLHIGPSTDVVSGEGKILTAGGIDSHVHLISPSQIVEALATGLTTVVGGGTGPSEGTKATTVTPGAWHLRTIHRSLDRLPVNILLLGKGNTVSTAALREQAMAGAGGYKVHEDWGSTPAAIDAALTAAEDWGLQVALHSDSLNEAGFVASTLDAIGGRSIHAFHAEGAGGGHAPDILTVASHPNVIPGSTNPTLPHTVNTVAEHLDMLMVCHHLNPRVPEDLAFAESRIRATTIAAEDLLHDMGAMSITSSDAQAMGRIGEVITRTWQVAHVMKARRGALEAPGPDTLPADNLRARRYVAKYTINPAVAHGIDAYVGSVEPGKIADLVLWEPKFFGVRPSVVMKGGALVWGALGDPNASIPSPQPVLMRPALADAVAADVSFTFVSPAALDDGLAERLELDRTLLPVADTRGVGKAQMRNNDALPTIAIDPETFAIHVDGDLVEPAPAASLPLAQLYSMF; encoded by the coding sequence ATGGTTGAGGTTCCCCGCGCCCAGTACGTGGCGCTCTACGGCCCCACCACAGGCGACCAGGTGCGCCTCGGCGACACCGACCTGTGGATCGAGATCGAAGAGGACCGCACCGTCGGCGGCGACGAAGCCGTGTTCGGCGGCGGCAAGTCCATCCGCGAGTCCATGGCACAAGGCACCACCACGCGGGCCGACGGCGCCCTCGACACCGTCATCACCAACGCGATCGTCCTCGACTGGTGGGGCGTGGTCCGCGCCGACGTCGGCATCCGTGACGGCCGCATCGTCGCGCTCGGCCGCGCCGGCAACCCCGACATCGCCGACGGCGTCCACCCCCGCCTGCACATCGGACCGAGCACCGACGTGGTCAGCGGCGAGGGCAAGATCCTCACCGCAGGCGGCATCGACTCCCACGTCCACCTCATCTCCCCGTCCCAGATCGTCGAGGCGCTCGCCACCGGGCTGACCACCGTCGTCGGCGGCGGGACAGGTCCGAGCGAAGGCACCAAGGCGACGACCGTGACGCCCGGCGCCTGGCACCTGCGGACCATCCACCGCAGCCTCGACCGCCTCCCGGTGAACATCCTCCTGCTCGGCAAGGGCAACACCGTGAGCACCGCAGCGCTGCGCGAGCAGGCCATGGCCGGCGCCGGCGGCTACAAGGTCCACGAAGACTGGGGCTCCACACCCGCAGCGATCGACGCCGCACTCACCGCAGCCGAAGACTGGGGACTGCAGGTCGCTCTCCACTCCGACTCCCTCAACGAGGCAGGCTTCGTCGCCTCCACGCTCGACGCCATCGGCGGCCGGTCCATCCACGCCTTCCACGCCGAAGGCGCCGGCGGCGGCCACGCACCCGACATCCTCACCGTCGCGAGCCACCCCAACGTCATCCCCGGCTCCACCAACCCGACCCTCCCGCACACCGTGAACACCGTCGCCGAGCACCTCGACATGCTCATGGTCTGCCACCACCTCAACCCCCGCGTCCCCGAAGACCTCGCGTTCGCCGAGTCCCGCATCCGAGCGACGACCATCGCGGCGGAGGACCTCCTCCACGACATGGGCGCCATGTCCATCACCTCCTCCGACGCCCAGGCGATGGGCCGCATCGGCGAGGTCATCACCCGCACCTGGCAGGTCGCCCACGTCATGAAAGCCCGCCGCGGAGCCCTCGAAGCACCCGGCCCCGACACCCTGCCTGCCGACAACCTCCGCGCCCGTCGCTACGTCGCCAAGTACACGATCAACCCCGCCGTCGCCCACGGCATCGACGCCTACGTCGGCTCCGTCGAGCCCGGCAAGATCGCCGACCTCGTCCTGTGGGAGCCCAAGTTCTTCGGCGTCCGCCCGTCCGTCGTCATGAAGGGCGGAGCCCTCGTCTGGGGAGCGCTCGGCGACCCCAACGCGTCCATCCCGTCGCCCCAGCCCGTCCTCATGCGCCCGGCGCTCGCGGACGCGGTCGCCGCCGACGTCTCGTTCACGTTCGTCTCGCCCGCAGCGCTCGACGACGGGCTGGCCGAGCGGCTCGAGCTCGACCGGACGCTCCTCCCCGTCGCCGACACCCGCGGCGTCGGCAAAGCACAGATGCGCAACAACGACGCCCTGCCCACCATCGCGATCGACCCCGAGACGTTCGCCATCCACGTCGACGGCGACCTCGTCGAGCCCGCCCCCGCCGCGAGCCTCCCGCTCGCTCAGCTCTACTCGATGTTCTGA
- the urtE gene encoding urea ABC transporter ATP-binding subunit UrtE, with the protein MLEIRDLHVGYGRSLVLYDVSVTVPSGGVAAILGHNGAGKSTLLRATLGLLRPRSGTITFDGEDITTMPTYQRVRRGLAYVPQGQQSFGDLTARENLQLVADTRKDGTTRLDEALDLFPALSSLLGRRAGLLSGGQRQQLAIARALITGPRLLLLDEPTEGIQPSVVTEIEDAIVALTDSGEMSVLLVEQHVGFALGAADAYYVVESGRVVDSGGGGVDAEDHVRAAMAI; encoded by the coding sequence ATGCTCGAGATCCGCGACCTCCACGTCGGCTACGGCCGCAGCCTCGTCCTCTACGACGTCTCCGTCACCGTGCCGTCCGGTGGGGTCGCCGCTATCCTCGGCCACAACGGTGCAGGCAAGTCGACGCTGCTCCGTGCGACGCTCGGCCTCCTGCGACCGCGCTCCGGCACGATCACCTTCGACGGGGAGGACATCACGACGATGCCGACCTACCAGCGCGTCCGCCGCGGTCTCGCGTACGTCCCCCAGGGGCAGCAGTCCTTCGGCGACCTCACCGCACGCGAGAACCTCCAGCTCGTCGCCGACACCCGCAAAGACGGGACCACGCGGCTCGACGAGGCGCTCGACCTCTTCCCCGCCCTGAGCAGCCTCCTCGGCAGGCGGGCCGGGCTCCTCTCCGGCGGCCAGCGCCAGCAGCTCGCGATCGCCCGTGCGCTCATCACCGGCCCGCGCCTGCTGCTCCTCGACGAACCGACCGAAGGCATCCAGCCCTCCGTCGTCACCGAGATCGAAGACGCGATCGTCGCGCTGACCGACTCGGGGGAGATGTCGGTCCTCCTCGTCGAGCAGCACGTCGGCTTCGCGCTCGGGGCCGCCGACGCGTACTACGTCGTCGAGTCCGGCAGGGTCGTCGACTCCGGCGGCGGTGGCGTCGACGCCGAAGACCACGTCCGCGCAGCGATGGCCATCTGA
- a CDS encoding GNAT family N-acetyltransferase — MTILTTAPLSTSRLELEVVSVAHAGEAAVTFDSLDLHAFTGGVPSTRAELVERYTRFEGGRSPDGTQLWLNWMLRDRMSGELVGTVQATVEGWGGCAARADLAWVVGVRHQQNGYAQESARAVAEWLRVQASRRCRRMSTPSTRPRPPSPALSA; from the coding sequence ATGACTATCCTGACCACTGCGCCACTGAGCACTTCCCGGCTCGAGCTGGAGGTCGTCTCCGTCGCCCATGCCGGCGAGGCCGCCGTCACGTTCGACAGCCTCGATCTGCACGCGTTCACGGGAGGAGTCCCGTCGACCCGCGCCGAGCTCGTCGAGCGGTACACGCGGTTCGAAGGCGGCCGGAGCCCTGACGGCACGCAGCTCTGGTTGAACTGGATGCTCAGGGACAGGATGTCCGGTGAACTCGTCGGTACGGTGCAGGCCACGGTCGAAGGCTGGGGCGGCTGCGCGGCCCGGGCTGACCTCGCCTGGGTCGTCGGCGTGCGTCACCAACAGAATGGCTACGCCCAAGAATCGGCGCGCGCCGTCGCGGAATGGCTCCGGGTGCAGGCGTCACGGCGTTGCAGGCGTATGTCCACCCCCAGCACGAGGCCTCGGCCGCCGTCGCCCGCTCTCTCAGCATGA
- a CDS encoding urease subunit beta, which translates to MAGISTTGPGAVRLGSDAPIVLNGDRTPAERLTLVIENTGDRPVQIGSHLHLPDSNTALAFDRVAARGFRLDIPSGTSRRFEPGASAQVEAVALRGLRRVPGIQRDKTAAHSDVSQPAPTRPVALAPTEGDRTDG; encoded by the coding sequence ATGGCAGGAATCTCCACCACCGGTCCAGGCGCCGTCCGGCTCGGGTCCGACGCCCCGATCGTGCTCAACGGCGACCGGACGCCGGCCGAGCGGCTCACGCTCGTCATCGAGAACACCGGCGACCGCCCGGTGCAGATCGGCTCCCACCTCCACCTCCCCGACTCCAACACCGCGCTCGCGTTCGACCGCGTCGCCGCGCGCGGCTTCCGGCTCGACATCCCCTCCGGGACGTCGCGCCGCTTCGAGCCCGGCGCGTCCGCCCAGGTCGAGGCGGTCGCGCTGCGCGGCCTGCGACGCGTCCCCGGGATCCAGCGAGACAAGACCGCGGCGCACAGCGACGTCTCCCAGCCCGCACCCACCCGACCCGTCGCGCTCGCACCGACCGAAGGAGACCGCACCGATGGTTGA
- a CDS encoding urease subunit gamma, with protein MHFSPADQEKLLLAVAGMVARDRRARGIRLNYPETVALLTTWVIEEARAGGTVADLMVAGREVLGRDDVMDGVAEMLPDVQVEATFPDGRKLVTIHNPIA; from the coding sequence ATGCACTTCTCACCAGCAGACCAAGAAAAGCTGCTCCTCGCCGTCGCCGGGATGGTCGCCCGCGACCGGCGAGCGCGCGGCATCCGGCTCAACTACCCCGAGACGGTGGCCCTCCTCACCACGTGGGTCATCGAAGAGGCCCGCGCCGGCGGGACCGTCGCCGACCTCATGGTCGCCGGTCGCGAGGTCCTCGGGCGCGACGACGTCATGGACGGCGTCGCCGAGATGCTCCCCGACGTCCAGGTCGAAGCCACCTTCCCCGACGGGCGCAAGCTCGTCACCATCCACAACCCCATCGCCTAG
- the urtB gene encoding urea ABC transporter permease subunit UrtB — translation MTLIHRMYRRPLDTLLVTWGVALVLQQAARNIFGAPNVDVRAPEWLRGAISIAGLDVPRTRLFIIALAVVCVVALSLVLKLTPLGRRIRAVVQNRDLAETSGISTKATDRLTFFIGSGLASVAGVALTLLGSIGPTLGTNYIVDAFLVVVVGGIGQIKGAVIAAFALGILQATIEYSTTASIAKVLVFVVIVAFLQARPQGLVSVRQRGIA, via the coding sequence ATGACCCTCATCCACCGGATGTACCGGCGACCGCTCGACACGCTCCTCGTCACGTGGGGCGTCGCCCTCGTCCTCCAGCAGGCCGCCCGCAACATCTTCGGTGCACCCAACGTCGACGTCCGCGCCCCCGAGTGGCTCCGGGGCGCCATCAGCATCGCCGGCCTCGACGTGCCACGCACCCGACTCTTCATCATCGCGCTCGCCGTCGTGTGCGTCGTCGCACTCTCGCTCGTCCTCAAGCTCACGCCCCTCGGCCGCCGCATCCGCGCCGTCGTGCAGAACCGCGACCTCGCCGAGACGAGCGGCATCTCGACGAAAGCCACCGACCGCCTGACGTTCTTCATCGGCTCCGGCCTCGCGAGCGTCGCCGGCGTCGCCCTCACGCTCCTCGGATCGATCGGCCCCACCCTCGGCACCAACTACATCGTCGACGCCTTCCTCGTCGTCGTCGTCGGCGGCATCGGGCAGATCAAGGGAGCCGTCATCGCAGCCTTCGCCCTCGGCATCCTCCAAGCCACCATCGAGTACTCCACCACCGCGAGCATCGCCAAGGTCCTCGTGTTCGTCGTCATCGTCGCCTTCCTCCAAGCCCGGCCCCAAGGCCTCGTCTCCGTCCGACAGAGGGGGATCGCATGA
- the urtC gene encoding urea ABC transporter permease subunit UrtC: protein MSTLTGLLARPGRTRTLAGFALAAVLLFAVAPAVLSDFRLNLLAKFLCLAMVAVGIGLAWGRGGMLTLGQGVFFGLGAYIMAMHLKLADAGPDGVPDFMSLYGSGEVPAWWEPLRSAPVAILAILVVPCALAALLGFAVFTRRVRGAYFAILSQALAAAFAILLIGQQKVTGGTNGLNGFRSFFGYDLADPVNKRMIFFIAAGVLLLMVALVRQLMVSRFGELLVAVRDQENRVRFLGYDPAVIKVVAYVVAAGMAAVGGALFVPVVGIVSPADVGVVPSIGFLVGVAIGGRATLLGPVLGAIGVSWAQTSLSESFPSGWIYFQGALFIVVVAFLPGGLASLVSKLRRTPREQTAAVPDAPVPDAPPTPAAPPVPATAGGHDD, encoded by the coding sequence ATGAGCACGCTCACCGGGCTGCTCGCCCGCCCCGGGCGCACCCGCACCCTCGCAGGGTTCGCGCTCGCCGCCGTCCTGCTGTTCGCCGTCGCACCCGCCGTCCTCTCCGACTTCCGGCTCAACCTCCTCGCCAAGTTCCTCTGCCTCGCGATGGTCGCCGTCGGCATCGGCCTCGCCTGGGGGCGCGGCGGCATGCTCACCCTCGGCCAAGGCGTCTTCTTCGGCCTCGGCGCCTACATCATGGCGATGCACCTCAAGCTCGCCGACGCCGGACCCGACGGGGTGCCCGACTTCATGAGCCTCTACGGCAGCGGAGAGGTCCCCGCCTGGTGGGAACCGCTCCGATCCGCACCCGTCGCGATCCTCGCGATCCTCGTGGTGCCGTGCGCGCTCGCCGCGCTCCTCGGCTTCGCCGTCTTCACACGGCGCGTCCGCGGCGCCTACTTCGCGATCCTCTCCCAGGCGCTCGCCGCAGCCTTCGCGATCCTCCTCATCGGCCAGCAGAAGGTCACCGGCGGCACCAACGGGCTCAACGGGTTCCGGTCCTTCTTCGGCTACGACCTCGCCGACCCCGTCAACAAGCGCATGATCTTCTTCATCGCCGCAGGCGTCCTCCTCCTCATGGTCGCCCTCGTGCGCCAGCTCATGGTCTCCCGCTTCGGCGAGCTCCTCGTCGCCGTCCGCGACCAAGAGAACCGCGTGCGGTTCCTCGGGTACGACCCCGCCGTCATCAAGGTCGTCGCCTACGTCGTCGCCGCAGGCATGGCCGCCGTCGGCGGTGCGCTGTTCGTCCCCGTCGTCGGGATCGTCTCCCCGGCCGACGTCGGTGTCGTGCCCTCCATCGGGTTCCTCGTCGGTGTCGCGATCGGCGGACGAGCCACCCTGCTCGGTCCCGTCCTCGGCGCGATCGGCGTCTCCTGGGCGCAGACGTCGCTCTCCGAGTCGTTCCCCTCCGGGTGGATCTACTTCCAGGGCGCGCTGTTCATCGTCGTCGTCGCGTTTCTGCCCGGGGGGCTCGCCTCCCTCGTCAGCAAGCTCCGGCGCACACCGCGGGAGCAGACCGCCGCAGTCCCCGACGCACCAGTCCCCGACGCACCGCCCACCCCCGCCGCTCCACCCGTCCCTGCGACCGCCGGAGGCCACGATGACTGA
- a CDS encoding ABC transporter permease subunit produces MDVLFSQLFAGLSLGSVLLLAALGLALTFGQMGVINMAHGEFMMAGAYTAYVVQGIVSNAGVSLMISLVVGFLVGGTLGSSWR; encoded by the coding sequence ATGGATGTTCTCTTCTCCCAGCTCTTCGCAGGCCTGAGCCTCGGCTCCGTCCTGCTCCTCGCCGCGCTCGGCCTCGCCCTGACCTTCGGCCAGATGGGCGTCATCAACATGGCCCACGGCGAGTTCATGATGGCCGGCGCCTACACCGCCTACGTCGTCCAAGGGATCGTCTCGAACGCCGGGGTGTCCCTCATGATCTCGCTCGTCGTCGGGTTCCTCGTCGGCGGGACGCTCGGCTCGTCCTGGAGATGA
- the urtA gene encoding urea ABC transporter substrate-binding protein — protein sequence MTTSRRLARVLPASALVLVLGLSGCGAKTGESTADTSAAASCVETDGDAVKIGFLNSLSGTMAISEQTVRDSLDLAVKEINADGGVLGKQLDVVAEDGASEPTVFAEKAEKLITSDCVAAVFGGWTSSSRKAMLPVFESKNSLLFYPVQYEGLEASKNIFYTGATTNQQIVPGMDYLKEEGKTKVFLVGSDYVFPQTANKIINAYAEANGIEIVGEEYAPMGHTDFSTIVNKLKASGADAVFNTLNGDSNVAFFKEYKNVGLSAETTPVVSVSIAEEEIGGIGIDNVEGQLTAWNYYQTVDSPANTAFVEAFKAEYGDDRVTSDPMEAAYTSVYLWKNMVEKAESFDVADIQAAADGVSFDAPEGTVTINGDNHHIAKTAMVGKIADDGLIYTEWSSEEPIEPDPFLEGYDWAADLS from the coding sequence ATGACCACATCGCGACGACTGGCCCGCGTACTGCCCGCCTCAGCGCTCGTTCTCGTCCTCGGCCTCTCCGGCTGCGGCGCCAAGACAGGCGAGAGCACCGCAGACACCTCCGCTGCCGCCTCGTGCGTCGAGACCGACGGTGATGCCGTGAAGATCGGCTTCCTCAACTCCCTCTCCGGGACGATGGCGATCTCCGAGCAGACCGTGCGCGACTCGCTCGACCTCGCCGTCAAGGAGATCAACGCCGACGGCGGAGTCCTCGGCAAACAGCTCGACGTCGTCGCGGAAGACGGGGCGTCCGAGCCCACCGTCTTCGCCGAGAAGGCTGAGAAGCTCATCACGAGCGACTGCGTCGCCGCCGTCTTCGGCGGATGGACGTCCTCCAGCCGCAAGGCCATGCTCCCCGTGTTCGAGTCGAAGAACTCGCTCCTGTTCTATCCGGTCCAGTACGAGGGCCTCGAAGCGTCGAAGAACATCTTCTACACGGGCGCCACGACCAACCAGCAGATCGTCCCGGGCATGGACTACCTCAAGGAAGAAGGCAAGACGAAGGTCTTCCTCGTTGGCAGCGACTACGTCTTCCCCCAGACCGCGAACAAGATCATCAACGCGTACGCCGAGGCGAACGGCATCGAGATCGTCGGCGAAGAATACGCACCGATGGGTCACACCGACTTCTCGACGATCGTCAACAAGCTCAAGGCCTCCGGCGCCGACGCCGTCTTCAACACGCTCAACGGTGACTCCAACGTCGCCTTCTTCAAGGAGTACAAGAACGTCGGCCTCTCCGCCGAGACCACCCCGGTCGTCTCCGTCTCCATCGCCGAAGAAGAGATCGGCGGCATCGGCATCGACAACGTCGAGGGCCAGCTCACCGCCTGGAACTACTACCAGACCGTCGACAGCCCCGCGAACACCGCGTTCGTCGAGGCGTTCAAGGCCGAGTACGGCGACGACCGCGTGACGTCCGACCCCATGGAAGCCGCCTACACGTCCGTCTACCTGTGGAAGAACATGGTCGAGAAGGCCGAGTCCTTCGACGTCGCCGACATCCAGGCGGCCGCCGACGGCGTCAGCTTCGACGCCCCCGAAGGCACCGTCACCATCAACGGCGACAACCACCACATCGCCAAGACCGCGATGGTCGGCAAGATCGCCGACGACGGCCTCATCTACACCGAGTGGAGCTCCGAGGAGCCCATCGAGCCCGACCCCTTCCTCGAAGGGTACGACTGGGCCGCCGACCTCTCCTGA
- a CDS encoding SdpI family protein yields the protein MIVIQASRGERSYLAGIRLPALMKSDGAWRSGHTAARKALVPFAWAGIGIAVVSIPFQVIPVVYVCLLGLWLVLTILSLAVVSVVAVRAAKAGYEVFSPES from the coding sequence ATGATTGTCATTCAGGCATCGCGTGGTGAGCGGAGCTACCTCGCGGGAATTCGGCTACCGGCACTCATGAAGAGCGATGGCGCCTGGCGCTCAGGCCATACTGCTGCAAGAAAGGCGCTCGTTCCGTTCGCTTGGGCGGGAATTGGGATCGCGGTAGTATCGATTCCATTTCAGGTGATTCCGGTAGTATACGTATGCCTGCTCGGCCTTTGGTTGGTGTTGACAATTCTGTCGCTTGCAGTGGTTTCGGTGGTGGCTGTCCGGGCGGCAAAAGCTGGCTATGAGGTGTTCTCACCAGAGTCTTGA
- a CDS encoding urease accessory protein UreF, whose amino-acid sequence MHQITGTSPDVMMMLLADARLPTGGHTQSAGLEPALRAGMAPRDVPAYIAARLATTARVEAGTAVVARHVALQHSDIQHSDIPHSDLQHGDLAHVRAAWAARTPSPALRETSERLGRGYLRLVRRLWADHAALAALERDLPSRGRPPGGPAAGPQRVLGGVPRPVVLGVLAACSGLDAGRLARLVAYDDAQTVAAASLKLEPVDPADVTAWVLAAGPDIDDLVREVEDLTHPDQIPAHGAPLMEQWAEHHARTTERLFSA is encoded by the coding sequence ATGCACCAGATCACCGGCACCAGCCCCGACGTCATGATGATGCTGCTCGCCGACGCGCGCCTGCCCACCGGTGGTCACACCCAGTCCGCCGGGCTCGAGCCCGCGCTGCGAGCGGGCATGGCGCCGCGCGACGTGCCCGCCTACATCGCGGCGCGCCTCGCCACGACCGCCCGCGTCGAGGCAGGCACCGCGGTCGTCGCGCGGCACGTCGCGCTCCAGCACAGCGACATCCAGCACAGTGACATCCCGCACAGCGACCTCCAGCACGGCGACCTCGCCCACGTGCGCGCCGCCTGGGCCGCCCGCACGCCGAGCCCGGCGCTGCGCGAGACGTCCGAACGGCTCGGGCGTGGTTACCTGCGCCTCGTCCGGCGGCTCTGGGCCGACCACGCGGCGCTCGCCGCGCTCGAACGAGACCTTCCCTCGCGGGGGCGGCCGCCCGGCGGCCCTGCAGCCGGTCCGCAGCGCGTCCTCGGCGGCGTCCCACGCCCGGTGGTCCTCGGCGTCCTCGCCGCGTGCTCCGGTCTCGACGCCGGTCGCCTCGCACGCCTCGTCGCGTACGACGACGCCCAGACGGTCGCGGCGGCGTCCCTCAAGCTCGAGCCCGTCGACCCCGCCGACGTCACCGCCTGGGTGCTCGCGGCCGGCCCCGACATCGACGACCTCGTGCGCGAGGTCGAGGACCTCACCCATCCCGACCAGATCCCTGCCCACGGCGCACCGCTCATGGAGCAGTGGGCCGAGCACCACGCCCGCACCACAGAAAGGCTCTTCAGTGCCTGA
- the urtD gene encoding urea ABC transporter ATP-binding protein UrtD, which translates to MTEPTHPTPTPVTTDSTAPAVDGAGIDLDSAGAVLGQDTDRFRHDYLEVRGLHVEFDGFVAVDSVDLTVVQGDLRFLIGPNGAGKTTIVDAITGLAKASGSVRFGGTELLGRTVHKVARAGVGRTFQTASVFEELTVLQNLDIAAGSGRSPWELLRRRSGVPENVEAAMETIGLTHLRDVQAGILAHGQKQWLEIGMLLVQDARLLLLDEPVAGMSHAEREQTGLLLQRIGEQRTVVVVEHDMEFLRAFASSVTVLHMGSVLSEGTYAEVQADPRVQEVYLGTAGASRGARRTRPRPATTTTPTTEA; encoded by the coding sequence ATGACTGAGCCGACGCACCCCACACCCACGCCGGTCACCACCGACAGCACCGCACCAGCCGTCGACGGCGCCGGGATCGACCTCGACTCCGCCGGCGCCGTCCTCGGACAGGACACCGACCGGTTCCGGCACGACTACCTCGAGGTGCGCGGCCTGCACGTCGAGTTCGACGGCTTCGTCGCCGTCGACTCCGTCGACCTCACTGTCGTGCAAGGCGACCTGCGGTTCCTCATCGGGCCCAACGGCGCCGGGAAGACGACGATCGTCGACGCCATCACCGGGCTCGCGAAAGCGAGCGGGTCCGTCCGCTTCGGCGGCACCGAGCTCCTCGGGCGCACGGTGCACAAGGTGGCCCGCGCAGGCGTCGGTCGCACCTTCCAGACGGCGAGCGTCTTCGAGGAGCTCACCGTCCTGCAGAACCTCGACATCGCCGCCGGCTCCGGCCGCAGCCCCTGGGAGCTCCTGCGCCGACGCAGCGGCGTCCCCGAGAACGTCGAGGCCGCCATGGAGACCATCGGCCTCACGCACCTGCGCGACGTCCAGGCAGGCATCCTCGCCCACGGCCAGAAGCAGTGGCTCGAGATCGGCATGCTCCTCGTCCAAGACGCCAGACTCCTCCTGCTCGACGAGCCCGTCGCCGGCATGAGCCACGCCGAGCGCGAGCAGACCGGCCTCCTCCTCCAGCGGATCGGCGAGCAGCGCACCGTCGTCGTCGTCGAGCACGACATGGAGTTCCTCCGCGCGTTCGCGTCCTCCGTCACCGTGCTGCACATGGGATCCGTCCTCTCCGAGGGCACCTACGCCGAGGTCCAGGCGGACCCGCGGGTCCAAGAGGTCTACCTCGGCACCGCGGGCGCGTCGCGCGGCGCCCGCCGCACGCGTCCCCGGCCAGCGACCACGACCACCCCGACGACGGAGGCCTGA